CTTCATCTTCGCCAATCTGCTGCGCGGCTTGATCATGTGCGTACCGTCTTTTATTATCCTGGCGATGATTGGTCAACTTGCTTACGGCATTCAATTCCACTACAGCTGGGGACTTGTCCCTGTATTGCTGCTCACCGTCTTTAGCGTGGTTGGCGCGGGTGTACTGATCGGCTTCTGGTCGCCTAGCCATCAATTGACGAATATGCTGGTCCAGGCGTTGATGATGTTCATCTCGTTTTTGACGCCTGTCATGGTGGATATGGATCAATTGCCTGTGATCTTGCAATGGTTCGCTTATATCTTCCCAACCACTTACGCAGCTGAGGCCATGCGGGAGGTGCTGATATCGGGTTGGTCCGGGTCTGTTGCCTGGAACTCGCTTGTACTCTTGCTTTTCTCGCTGATCTCCATCGTATTGATCTTGAAAAAGGTAGATTGGCGTGTTGAGAAGTAGAGAAAAGTTCTGTCCCTATGCCTCGATTATTCAATGGAAGGTTACCCTTTCCCTCCTTATCCGCTTTAGTGCGCAGTTCATTTTTTCCGAAAAAACGAGAAGGCAGCTGATCACATTGATCGGCTGCCTTCTTATTTTGATTAAGCTATCGTTCCCCGTTAGCTTAATCATTAATAACTAATAATGGTTTCTTCATTCCAAAATTCTTTTACCTCGTCTAGTATTTGAGCAGCAGGTGTTATTGTGGCCTCGAAAATGGTTCTTCCTGTTTTTCTTAAATAATATTGGATTAAATGATATCCGCAAGCGTATCCGGCACTATAAGGCATGTTAACCGGTGTAAAGTTTTGAAGTTTTGCAATCTCGTCACCGTAAAGATACGGAGCAAATTGATCAAACCCAGTTAATTGCAATTGCTCTCTAAGCACAGGCTTTATGCGCCTGTTCAGTGTTTCTGCATTTGTCTTCGTTACCCAAGGGCCGAGCAATTCTTCTCCAAACATGAACGTAGCATAGTTTTCAGCTAATCCTTCACTTACAATCAGCTCGCCCAGATTAACCGTGTGATCCCACTGAATAAATTGATATCGCACATTATGGTTGCATTCGTGCGCCAGCGCAGCCTTCATTCGAGGAATCGTGTACTCATTTGGCAAGAGTGTACCCCAGATAAACCCAGGAATGCCCCCAAAGCCGCTATATCCTTCGTTTATTGCTAAGGCACCGTTTTCCGGATTCCCTAGTTGAATGGTAAACAAATAATCGGACACGGGGAGGTTAATTTCATGCTCTACAAATAGATGCAGGCTTTTCTTCACAGCATGCTCACACTCTAACCAAAATGATTCGGACGAAATCAGCTCGATCTCTGCCGAAATCTGAGGGGTAATCTGATCAGGGGATCGATGCATCATACTATTAAACGTAATAACATCAAAACCATTCGCCTCTTCAGCTTTAAAAGGAATCTGTTGAAGTTGCCATTGTTTCATAAAGGGAGCCATCATTTCGTTTCTGAATAATTCAAGCTTTTCCTCGGGTGAAGCTTGGGCAACTTTTTGATAAATATGATCTGAACGCAGTGATTTTATATTCATTTCTCTCACTCCTAGTTATGTATTCATAGAGAACTATGCACTATGCCCTAACGTCATAGTCAAGAACTTATTATCTTCTAACATGAATCCAACCACAGTCCTTTAGCGTGGACGATTTATTGAATAATACACAAACATTATATTTGAAAAGAAGACGACGATGATATGTCGACTATAGATATATTCATTTATTATCTCTTCCTGCTCGTTACTTCATTAGAGAAGGCCATATCAGCAATCAACTCCTAACTTAAAGTATTATTTCTACGAAAAAACTATCATGTCATCGATTCAGACAATTCTCATAGATTTCTGAATTCACAATATGCAAAAAAAGCGCCGCCAGCGCGAACCTTTATGGTCCGGCTGGTCAACGCTTTCTTGATCTGCCTCCCGCAGTCATCCAGGCGGCAATCCGGCGGTCTCAACCGCATACATATTTATTCAACAATCAAGGTCCCCTTCATATCGCTGTGACCGGCTCCGCACATGACGGAGCAGTGGAATTCATGCTCACCAACTTGATCGGCGGTAAATTCGGTCGAGCCAGGCTGCTGCAGGTCAACGTTGAAATCGGGAATGGCCAGGCCGTGATTTCCATCTTTGTTCTCCAGCGTAATTTTGACTTTTTCGCCCTTTTTGACTTTAATCTCGGTAGGCTCGAACTTAAAGTTTGACGCCGTCACCTTAATTTCTTTTACACCATCCGATCCGCCTGAAGACGAGGACTCGTCCGACGAGCTGCCGCCGCCTCCGCATGCGCTCAGCACCACAACCAGCAGCAAGGTAAGTCCAATCAACATCCATTTTTTCATGTCAAATCCCTCCCGATAAAATAATTAAGTTGCCATCTTCGAACCAAACAAACCATTCCTAGTGATCTTCCTGGCGGCGCCCCGCGTCCTGCTTCTCTTCGTCCTCTTCCGTCAGATGACGAGCGGAGTTGCGGAATTCGTGAAGTGTCGCTCCCACCGCCCTGCCAAGCTGAGGCAGCTTGGACGGTCCGAACAGCAGCAGGGCGAGCAGCAGCAACAGCAGCAGCCCCGGTATTCCAATCGTCGAAAGCATAGCCGATCCCTCCCTTTCCTTGAAGTCTCATGAAGTAGCATGTTAATCGCATAAGCATGGAAGGACTTGCCCGTTCAGACAAGCATGCCTCCCTGTTTCAAATATTTCTGGATCCCTTCCGCCGCCCTGTAGGAGAGCGCGCCGACGGTATCGGTCGGATTGTATCCACTATTATGCGGGAATGCCGAAGCACCCACCACAAACACATTTTCCGCTTCCCACATCTGCAGGTAACTGTTCACGGCCGACGTTTCCGGGTCCGCTCCCATAATGACGCCTCCGGTATTGTGGGTGGACTGGTAAGGAACGATATTATACGGGTCCAGCTTGTCCTTGATCTCCACATGGGAAGGCCCCATTTCCTTCATAACCTCGCCCGCCTTATCTGCCAGATACTTCGTCAGCTCTCGGTCCTGATCTTCGAAATCAAACGTAATCCGCAGCAGCGGTTTGCCGTAAATGTCCTTATAAGTCGGATCCAGATCCAGGTAATGGTGCTTCCAGGGCAGGCTAGCCCCTTGCGTCGCCACGGTCAGCACCCGGTTGGCATACTTTAGTGTGGTCTCCTTCCACTTCTTGCCCCAGGTCGGCGTACCCTGCGGCGCCGGATTGTTCTCGATCGGACGTAGGCCGTTCTGGCTGATCCGGATTCCAGCCCCGTGCAGAAACTTCAAATCGGAATGGTCGAAATTATCCCCGTTGAAGTCGTCGAACTCCATCCCGAGCGCCCCGGCGCCCATGAACGTGCTGAACTCTTCGTCATCGTAAAAGCCGACCGCACGTCCGGAGTTGACCTGATACGCATAATTTCGGCCGATGGTCCCCCGTCCGGTCTTCCGGTTGTAAGGCGTCCCGAGCTTGGAGTTCAACAGCAGGCGCGCATTGTTCAGCATGAAGCTGCCGAGAACGACCACGTCCGCCGGCTGGGTCACCTCTTCCCCGGTCACTGTGTTGATGTACACCACGCCGGTCGCTTTTTTGCCGTCATGGAGAATTTCGGTCACGTTCGAGAAGGTGCGCACCTCCAGCTTGCCGGTGGCCATCGCCGTCGGAATGACGGTAACGACAGGATCCGCCTTGGCACCGTACTCGCAGCCGAACCGCTCACAAAATCCGCAGTACTGGCAGGCTGCCCGGGATATGCCGTCGGGATTTTTGTAGTTCTCGCTCAGGTTTGCCGAAGGGATCATGTACGGATGGTATCCGAGTTTCTTCGACGCCTCTTCGAACCGCTGCAAAATCGGCGTTTTCTTCATCGGCGGGGTCGGAAACGGATGGGACCGTTTGCCAAGCATCGGATTGGCTTCCGATTCCCCCGAAATGCCGGCTACCTGCTCAAACTTGTCGTAGTACGGTTCGATTTCGTCATACGTGATTCCCCAGTCCTGCAGCTGCATGCCCTCGGGAATTTTGCCTTTTCCATACCGTTCCACCGTCTGGTTGTAGATTTCAAAGTCATACGGCAGGAAACGGTGCGTCTGCCCGTTCCAGTGCGATCCGGCACCGCCGAGCCCGTCTCCCAGCAGAAAGGAGCCATAGCTGCGCATCGGCAGCGCCCTCATTGACTCCGAATTGCGGAAGGTGATCGTTTCCTTGGATAGATCCTGCATCAGTTCAAAACGCCGCGCGTACCGGAGCTCGTCATGATCCATGAAATAATCCTCTGTGCTTCGGCTCTTTCCGCGCTCCAATCCGACTACCTGGATGCCCGCTTTGGTCAGTTCGGCCGCAATAATGCCGCCGACCCAACCCATTCCAACAATAACCACTGGTACTTTAGGTAATTTGCCCACGTCTGATGTCCCCTTATATCTGTGAAATTTATTCGCTCATGTGAGCCTGCAGGCTCTTCGGCTTCATCTGAACCAGCCCTTCCTTCGTAATCTGCTGGGCATAACTCATCTGGTTGCCCGGAAACTTCCGCATCTTCCACCCGTTCATATTCCGGTTGCCGCCATAGAGCGGATCCGCGTAGACCCCTTCGATCGTCAAACTTCTCAGCATCTTGAAGAAACTGCTGCTCGTCACCCCGCGCATGGGAAATTTATCCCCCTTTTCCATAGCGGTCAGCACTTCATCCTGCTGCTGAGCCTCAAGTTCCGTAAAAACCTTTTTATACTTTTGCTGGCAGTAACTCTTAAGTCCCTCCAGACCCAACGTGAACATTTCGTTGCGTTTCAGGCGCGACTGCTCTCCCTGCGTTGCCTGGGCTTGGACAAAAGGACCCATCATATAGTCCCGCGCATTATATCCCCAAGGACCTGCAAGCTGATGATCAATAAAAAAGGCTACGCCCAGCGCCTTGGCTCCAGGGCCGTTCTCATCTTCGGGATAAATCCGTTCGACCGCCGCTTCGGTCATTTTAAACTGCTCCTGATTAAAGAACATTAGCGCATCCTGCAACGAAGCTTCCGGCTTGCTGGCCGGTGCGGGGGAGTTGTTTTTCTCAAGATTGTCCGTCAGGACACCCCCGAACACGCTGCCAACGATCAGACCGCCCAGCGTCATACCCGAGGCTTTCAAAAAATTCCGCCGGGATTCATCCGGTTGTTCTGACCGGGCCGGCTTGCTGTTCTTTCCCAATTTCAGTCCTGGCAATATGATCCCTCCAATTGTGATATTGTGGATACAATAATAAAGACCACTTTGAATCAGTTACCCAAAATTTATCTTTTTAAAAAGCAACATTTGTCATCAATCGTCAAAATGCAACTAAGTTCCTAGTAAGAGACCCCGGCGCTTACGTTAGCCTCGCCCAGCTCTTTCATAAAGGAACGACGCACGCAGCGCCAGCCCTATTTACGGCTATGATAAGAATAGAGCGCCTTGCTGCCTGCTTTTTTGGAAACAAAAAAGAGCCCCCGGTTTTCTACCGGAGGGCTGACATGACCACTGATTCAACCATGTGGTAACATCGCAATATTCAAAAGGTTGCAATTGTATTTTAGTGTAAGCGGCTCTTTGCTGGTCGTAGAGCCCACGAAAAGATATTTAGTGCAGCATATGAAAGCGGAAGGATAAGATTAAAACCGTAATCACCATAATCGTTAGCAAATGCATGAGACAATGCCGCACCCGTCATCAAAAAGAAGATTCCTGCGTGAACCCATTCTTTAAGTCGAGGTAAACCTGGCACGACGAGAGTGATGGCTCCAAGCACTTTCCATATCCCGAGAATAGTCAATATGTATAATGGGTAGCCCAGATTCGTAACTAAATCGAGGTTGCCTCCAAATTGCATCAGTTGTCCGATACCACTTAGCATAATAGCTGCTGCGAGTAGTAATGTGACTGACCAATAAGCAACCATTTTTCCGTGGGGCTGGGTATTTACTTTCATGGTCGTTTCCACACCGATCATCTTACTCATTTGTTTCCCTCCTCATTTCTATTAATTACAAAAACGAGTCCCGTTCCATTTCCTAAAGCGATAAAGCTGTCTTTTTCCTCTAGCGTATAATTTGCCATATTCAATCCCTTCCTTTTCTTAGAGTTTTCAATGATTTGTCATTTCGCTTGATGGGTAAATAATAACTTTAAATTATGTCAAAAAATGATACTGTTTTAGGGGAATCGTATCAGCAAATTTAAAAACCAGAAAAACGCTGCTTGAAAGCGGCTATTCATATAGCGTGATGACCTTAGTTAAGTTTCGGTGTACCCCATTTGCTTTAAAAGAAAAGTATGAAATTGATAATTGATACTTAGCTTCGGATTTTAAATGAGAGTCCTTATGGGCATACTAGATATACGATAAACGTAAGGGGAAGAATGCAAATGGCAAAGGTGAAAAAGCAGTTTGCACGATTGGGGAAATTAAAACTCATCTCAACATTATATCGCATGAAAATTGTGAAGATCTTGATTCCTATGATCATCCTCGGAATGATTGTTTGGGCGGGAAAGTCTGAGCTGGGCCGGATTGACTGGGCTGCCACGCTGGAAATCCTTAAGCATCTCGACCCTACACGAATCTTCCTTCTATTGTCTCTATCCCTAGTCGCAGTCGCATCGGTTAGCGTCTATGAGTTTTTGCTTCGGCATCATTTCAAGCTTCCTCTCGGGATCTGGGCGACTTTCCGCTATGCATGGATTGCTAACACGTCAAACAATGTTATAGGATTTGCCGGGATCGTTGGTGCCGCGCTTCGTACCTTCCTATACCGAGGGCGAGGAGTTTCGATACCAACTATAACAGCTTGTATTGCCTTTCTGGCTACTATTACAATTACGGGAGTTTCGCTGCTGGCTTGGGGGGATTTGACCGGGCTGTTTCCGATCGATGCGGTGATTCAATCTCATCGCTGGACCTTGTATGCTGTCTGGGCGATCGCGCTTTATCTGCCGGGGTACCTGCTCTTTCAGCGGACTCCCTTCTATAGCAAATGGCTGAACCGCAATCTGCCCCAGATGAATCTGTCCATAATCGTTGCAGCTGTAGGTGTCTCTGTCGTGGAGTGGCTATTAGCAGGCGTTGCCTTCTGGGCGATTGCGGCGACTCTACTTCCGGAATTTCCTCTTCGAACGGCATTAGGCATTTACACCGTCGCCGTAGCGACTGGTCTTGTCAGTATGACACCCGGCGGCATTGGCGGTTTTGATCTTATTACCCTGCTTGGTCTTCAGTCCCTTGGATACCCTCCTGAAACAAACGCTGCGGTTCTTGTATTATTTCGTTTGATGTACTATTTGATCCCTTGGCTCATTGGACTGGTAATGGGAGGCATTGAGTTTGCACTAGGTCGATACCGTACCCAGTTTGATGTATAAACTTGGTTTATTGCTTGGTAGTGCTGCCCTCTCTAACCAAAATGTCCGATTCCCATATTATTACTCAAACTCTCGTTCCCTCCACTCGCATAGCAGGTGGTTTTATGTTTCGCACGCTATCGCGTGCTCAACTGACTAAAGTCGTAATAAGAGAGCCCACTTAATGTGGACTCTCTTTGGGATTTTAGCTCCATTATAGTTTAACTTCTACGTCCCGATCTGGATCGGTGTATTTATAAATACCAGGGTTTAGTTCAATCATCTCATCCAATGGAATACCACTATAGCTGTCAACATTTATTTCTGTAGAAACCATACCCTTAGGTGTAATTTCAGGTACTACTTCTTTGCCGTTAATTCGCAGAGTTGTTTGGTTAACGCCCCTGAAGCCTGGAGATTCGGATTGTGACTCTAC
Above is a window of Paenibacillus sp. FSL K6-1330 DNA encoding:
- a CDS encoding DUF2268 domain-containing protein; this translates as MNIKSLRSDHIYQKVAQASPEEKLELFRNEMMAPFMKQWQLQQIPFKAEEANGFDVITFNSMMHRSPDQITPQISAEIELISSESFWLECEHAVKKSLHLFVEHEINLPVSDYLFTIQLGNPENGALAINEGYSGFGGIPGFIWGTLLPNEYTIPRMKAALAHECNHNVRYQFIQWDHTVNLGELIVSEGLAENYATFMFGEELLGPWVTKTNAETLNRRIKPVLREQLQLTGFDQFAPYLYGDEIAKLQNFTPVNMPYSAGYACGYHLIQYYLRKTGRTIFEATITPAAQILDEVKEFWNEETIISY
- a CDS encoding GMC family oxidoreductase encodes the protein MGWVGGIIAAELTKAGIQVVGLERGKSRSTEDYFMDHDELRYARRFELMQDLSKETITFRNSESMRALPMRSYGSFLLGDGLGGAGSHWNGQTHRFLPYDFEIYNQTVERYGKGKIPEGMQLQDWGITYDEIEPYYDKFEQVAGISGESEANPMLGKRSHPFPTPPMKKTPILQRFEEASKKLGYHPYMIPSANLSENYKNPDGISRAACQYCGFCERFGCEYGAKADPVVTVIPTAMATGKLEVRTFSNVTEILHDGKKATGVVYINTVTGEEVTQPADVVVLGSFMLNNARLLLNSKLGTPYNRKTGRGTIGRNYAYQVNSGRAVGFYDDEEFSTFMGAGALGMEFDDFNGDNFDHSDLKFLHGAGIRISQNGLRPIENNPAPQGTPTWGKKWKETTLKYANRVLTVATQGASLPWKHHYLDLDPTYKDIYGKPLLRITFDFEDQDRELTKYLADKAGEVMKEMGPSHVEIKDKLDPYNIVPYQSTHNTGGVIMGADPETSAVNSYLQMWEAENVFVVGASAFPHNSGYNPTDTVGALSYRAAEGIQKYLKQGGMLV
- a CDS encoding ABC transporter permease gives rise to the protein MEQMKPSMQNHDLQLQEAVFLQGHQQQSIIQRRMTEWLILARIQFSIIREAWVWIFIMACMFPLTTLLFLKFFTVDPTPAVMTRIITGNMLFGLIVMGLNSMAQEISWQKHQGHFTYYSSLPIAKVNFIFANLLRGLIMCVPSFIILAMIGQLAYGIQFHYSWGLVPVLLLTVFSVVGAGVLIGFWSPSHQLTNMLVQALMMFISFLTPVMVDMDQLPVILQWFAYIFPTTYAAEAMREVLISGWSGSVAWNSLVLLLFSLISIVLILKKVDWRVEK
- a CDS encoding lysylphosphatidylglycerol synthase domain-containing protein — its product is MAKVKKQFARLGKLKLISTLYRMKIVKILIPMIILGMIVWAGKSELGRIDWAATLEILKHLDPTRIFLLLSLSLVAVASVSVYEFLLRHHFKLPLGIWATFRYAWIANTSNNVIGFAGIVGAALRTFLYRGRGVSIPTITACIAFLATITITGVSLLAWGDLTGLFPIDAVIQSHRWTLYAVWAIALYLPGYLLFQRTPFYSKWLNRNLPQMNLSIIVAAVGVSVVEWLLAGVAFWAIAATLLPEFPLRTALGIYTVAVATGLVSMTPGGIGGFDLITLLGLQSLGYPPETNAAVLVLFRLMYYLIPWLIGLVMGGIEFALGRYRTQFDV
- a CDS encoding gluconate 2-dehydrogenase subunit 3 family protein produces the protein MPGLKLGKNSKPARSEQPDESRRNFLKASGMTLGGLIVGSVFGGVLTDNLEKNNSPAPASKPEASLQDALMFFNQEQFKMTEAAVERIYPEDENGPGAKALGVAFFIDHQLAGPWGYNARDYMMGPFVQAQATQGEQSRLKRNEMFTLGLEGLKSYCQQKYKKVFTELEAQQQDEVLTAMEKGDKFPMRGVTSSSFFKMLRSLTIEGVYADPLYGGNRNMNGWKMRKFPGNQMSYAQQITKEGLVQMKPKSLQAHMSE
- a CDS encoding cupredoxin domain-containing protein → MKKWMLIGLTLLLVVVLSACGGGGSSSDESSSSGGSDGVKEIKVTASNFKFEPTEIKVKKGEKVKITLENKDGNHGLAIPDFNVDLQQPGSTEFTADQVGEHEFHCSVMCGAGHSDMKGTLIVE
- the tatA gene encoding twin-arginine translocase TatA/TatE family subunit, which gives rise to MLSTIGIPGLLLLLLLALLLFGPSKLPQLGRAVGATLHEFRNSARHLTEEDEEKQDAGRRQEDH
- a CDS encoding DoxX family protein, which codes for MSKMIGVETTMKVNTQPHGKMVAYWSVTLLLAAAIMLSGIGQLMQFGGNLDLVTNLGYPLYILTILGIWKVLGAITLVVPGLPRLKEWVHAGIFFLMTGAALSHAFANDYGDYGFNLILPLSYAALNIFSWALRPAKSRLH